The Melioribacteraceae bacterium 4301-Me genome has a window encoding:
- a CDS encoding glycoside hydrolase family 130 protein: MGIIKYSKNPILTKKDVPFNVNSIFNAGSTKINDKYLLMCRVEMPNGRSSFVKAVSDNGYDFTVDSKLTLTPQDHKEHYKYVEWGIEDSRITKINDSYYLTYTGYSKYMPLVILAETKDFSTFKIFGPITEPSNKDCTIFPEKIDGMYWKIDRPNAEHRRDIWISSSPDLLHWGNYKVLMEPAEGTWENDKIGSSSQPIKTKDGWLLLYHGVRGFGISSLYKIGVVLLDLQKPWIVKGKSQEPILSPEFNYERIGDVQNVVFSCGWIDEPDGKVKIYYSGADSNICLAETSIDYLLTICK, from the coding sequence ATGGGAATAATCAAATATTCTAAAAATCCAATTCTCACAAAAAAAGATGTTCCTTTTAATGTAAACAGCATTTTTAATGCTGGATCAACTAAAATTAATGATAAATATTTATTAATGTGCAGAGTTGAAATGCCTAACGGCAGGTCCTCGTTTGTTAAAGCTGTAAGTGATAACGGTTACGATTTTACTGTTGATTCAAAATTAACACTTACTCCACAAGACCATAAAGAACATTATAAATATGTAGAATGGGGAATTGAAGACTCGCGTATAACAAAAATTAACGATAGTTATTATTTAACTTACACAGGTTATTCTAAGTATATGCCATTGGTAATATTAGCTGAGACTAAAGATTTTAGTACCTTTAAAATTTTCGGTCCAATTACTGAACCGTCGAACAAAGACTGCACGATATTCCCAGAAAAAATTGACGGCATGTATTGGAAAATTGATAGACCTAACGCAGAACATCGACGTGACATTTGGATTAGTAGTAGTCCTGACTTGCTGCATTGGGGCAATTATAAAGTATTAATGGAGCCGGCAGAAGGAACGTGGGAAAATGATAAAATTGGTTCCTCAAGTCAGCCTATAAAAACAAAAGATGGCTGGTTATTGCTTTATCACGGTGTACGTGGATTTGGAATCTCTTCGTTATATAAAATTGGTGTTGTACTTCTTGACCTTCAAAAGCCATGGATAGTTAAAGGAAAATCTCAAGAGCCTATCCTTTCACCAGAGTTTAATTATGAGCGAATCGGCGATGTTCAAAATGTGGTTTTTTCATGTGGCTGGATTGACGAACCTGATGGTAAAGTTAAAATTTATTATTCAGGCGCCGATTCAAATATTTGTCTTGCTGAAACATCAATCGACTATTTATTAACTATCTGCAAATAA